From the Mangifera indica cultivar Alphonso chromosome 10, CATAS_Mindica_2.1, whole genome shotgun sequence genome, one window contains:
- the LOC123227395 gene encoding receptor kinase-like protein Xa21 isoform X1, with product MEKYLFLCIFLAFLLHFSTLSFVHARVTDISTDKQALLALKARISHDPTNLLASNWSTNSSVCHWMGITCGARHLRVTALNIAHLGLTATLPPQLGNLSFLSRLDITNNSFCGSLPEEYAQLRRLKYLGLSFNKLSGELPASIFDNLPNLQLLYLNSNILEGKIPSILSKCRSLQHLNLSNNNFIGVIPKEIGNLTQLRQVYLGFNKLQGQIPTELGNLAKLEVLSLINNSLTGTIPSSLGLCGMLRSLLLSNNQLQEHIPREIGNLTLIKRLYLSWNKLTGEIPYEIGNLHNLEELVLASNHLVGPVPATVFNISTMKGLSLYLNQLSGILPSTADFPNLEDLYLWRNNFSGLLPDFITNASKLSWIDISSNSFSGFIPDTFGNLKNLEILDLGYNYLTSTPNLSFLSNLTNCKSLRALDLGENPLNSILPGSIGNLPISLEKFFINGCNISGKIPKEIGNLKNLLNLQLQDNELIGPVPVTMDELQNLQGLHLQNNKFEVLIPDVFCHLNVLNELNLAGNKFYGVIPACIGNLTTLRKLSLSSNRLTSSIPATLWNLKDLLYFELSSNFLDGSLPSDIGNLNVAIAINLSRNHFSGEIPIAIGSLENLQSLSLEYNRLQGSIPETFGNMKSLEFLDLSRNNLSGSIPKSLEALLYLKFLNLSFNQLSGEIPKGGSFKNFSAKSFMGNLALCGTPQLQVPPCKKSNHKKSRTKIVFLSILLPISIVITLVVLVLMIRKKRTRPPTNVDISPRGTWRRISYLELVRATDGFNENNLLGKGSYGSVYKGRLDEGMEIAVKVFHLDFEGALTSFEAECEVMRSLRHRNLIKIISSCSNDDFKSLILEYMPNGNLEELLFSETNVLSISHRLDIMIDVASAVEYLHFGYLVPIIHCDLKPSNVLLDENMVAHLSDFGIAKLLGEENSMTQTKTLATIGYMAPEYGREGKVSRKGDVYSYGIMLMETFTKKKPTNEMFTEEMSLRRWVGESLCSTMMQVVDTNLLTSDDEHFSNKEECVSSILSLAMECTRESPQDRITMKEVVTRLTKIKAELVKMGTRRGRRVLNLG from the exons ATGGAGAAATATCTATTTCTCTGCATTTTCTTAGCTTTCTTACTTCATTTTTCGACACTTTCCTTCGTTCATGCACGAGTAACCGACATTTCCACAGACAAGCAAGCTCTTCTTGCCCTGAAAGCTCGTATAAGCCATGATCCAACCAATTTGTTGGCCAGCAATTGGTCCACAAATTCTTCTGTTTGTCATTGGATGGGCATAACTTGTGGTGCTCGTCACCTTCGAGTAACAGCTTTGAATATTGCTCACTTGGGTCTCACAGCCACCCTTCCTCCTCAACTGGGAAATCTATCTTTCCTTTCAAGGCTAGACATCACAAACAACAGCTTTTGTGGCTCTCTCCCTGAGGAATACGCTCAGTTACGTCGACTGAAATACCTtggtttaagttttaataaattatcgGGTGAACTCCCTGCAAGCATTTTTGATAATCTTCCCAATTTGCAACTGCTTTATTTGAATTCTAACATATTGGAAGGAAAAATACCATCGATCTTATCAAAATGCAGAAGCTTGCAACACTTGAACTTGtcaaacaataatttcataGGAGTCATTCcgaaagaaattggaaacttgactCAACTGAGACAGGTCTATCTTGGATTCAACAAACTCCAAG GACAAATTCCAACAGAGCTTGGCAATCTTGCGAAGCTGGAGGTATTATCACTGATAAATAATTCCTTAACAGGAACTATTCCAAGCAGCTTGGGGCTATGTGGAATGCTTCGTTCTCTTCTGTTGTCGAACAACCAATTGCAAGAACATATTCCGAGAGAAATTGGGAACTTGACATTAATCAAGCGTCTATATCTAAGCTGGAACAAATTAACAG GTGAGATACCGTATGAAATTGGCAATCTTCATAATCTTGAGGAGTTGGTACTTGCATCTAACCACCTAGTTGGCCCTGTCCCAGCTACTGTATTCAACATTTCAACAATGAAAGGACTGTCATTATATCTCAATCAACTCTCCGGAATTCTTCCATCAACTGCAGACTTTCCAAACCTTGAGGATCTTTACCTGTGGAGGAACAATTTCAGTGGGCTGTTACCCGATTTCATCACCAATGCTTCCAAGCTCTCCTGGATAGATATCTCATCTAACTCATTCTCTGGCTTCATTCCTGATACAtttggtaatttaaaaaatcttgagATACTAGATTTAGGATATAATTACCTCACATCTACTCCTAACCTGAGCTTTCTTTCCAATTTGACAAATTGCAAGAGTTTAAGAGCTCTAGATTTAGGTGAAAATCCACTAAATAGCATCCTTCCAGGTTCCATAGGGAATCTTCCTATTTCTTTggaaaaatttttcataaatggtTGCAACATTAGTGGCAAAATTCCCAAAGaaattggaaatttgaaaaacttgctAAACTTACAATTACAAGATAATGAATTAATTGGACCAGTTCCAGTTACCATGGATGAATTGCAGAATCTCCAAGGTTTGcatcttcaaaataataaatttgaagtaCTCATCCCAGACgtattttgtcatttaaatgTATTGAATGAGTTGAATTTGGCTGGAAACAAGTTCTATGGAGTCATACCTGCATGTATTGGCAATCTCACTACACTGAGAAAATTGTCTTTGAGTTCAAACAGGTTAACTTCTTCTATACCAGCAACTTTGTGGAACCTTAAAGATCTCTTGTACTTTGAATTGTCATCAAATTTTCTGGATGGATCTCTTCCATCGGACATTGGAAATCTTAATGTTGCCATAGCTATAAATCTATCTAGGAATCATTTTTCAGGAGAGATTCCAATCGCTATTGGAAGCCTAGAAAATCTACAATCTCTCTCCTTAGAGTACAACAGATTACAGGGCTCCATTCCTGAAACATTTGGCAATATGAAAAGTCTGGAATTCTTAGATTTATCTAGAAACAACCTTTCTGGATCGATTCCCAAGTCTTTGGAGGCACTCTTGTACctcaaatttctaaatttatctttcaaccAACTAAGTGGCGAAATTCCTAAAGGAGGGTCCTTCAAAAATTTCTCAGCTAAATCATTTATGGGGAATCTTGCATTGTGTGGCACTCCTCAACTGCAAGTTCCACCATGCAAAAAAAGCAATCATAAAAAATCGAGGACTAAAATTGTTTTCCTGTCGATTCTTTTGCCAATAAGCATTGTAATCACTCTAGTTGTCCTGGTTCTTATGATCCGGAAAAAGAGAACAAGGCCACCTACCAATGTTGATATCTCTCCAAGAGGAACATGGAGAAGAATTTCTTACCTGGAACTTGTGAGAGCAACAGATGGATTCAATGAGAACAACCTACTTGGTAAAGGAAGTTATGGTTCAGTTTACAAAGGAAGATTAGATGAGGGGATGGAGATTGCAGTAAAGGTATTCCACTTGGATTTTGAAGGAGCTCTTACAAGTTTTGAAGCTGAATGTGAAGTAATGAGAAGTCTTCGTCATCGAAATCTTATCAAAATCATCAGCAGTTGttcaaatgatgattttaaatctttGATACTAGAATACATGCCTAATGGGAACCTGGAGGAATTGTTGTTTTCTGAGACAAATGTATTGAGCATTTCTCATAGACTGGATATAATGATCGATGTTGCTTCAGCTGTGGAATATCTCCATTTTGGCTATTTAGTCCCAATCATTCATTGTGACTTAAAGCCAAGCAATGTCTTACTAGATGAAAATATGGTTGCACATTTGAGCGATTTTGGCATTGCAAAACTCTTAGGTGAAGAAAACTCCATGACACAAACAAAGACCCTTGCTACCATTGGTTATATGGCACCAG AATACGGAAGAGAAGGAAAAGTATCTAGAAAAGGAGATGTGTACAGCTATGGTATCATGCTAATGGAAACATTTACAAAGAAGAAACCAACAAATGAAATGTTTACTGAAGAAATGAGCTTAAGGAGGTGGGTTGGTGAATCATTATGCAGCACAATGATGCAAGTGGTGGACACAAATTTGCTTACAAGTGATGATGAACATTTCTCCAACAAGGAAGAATGTGTGTCATCTATATTGAGCTTGGCTATGGAGTGTACAAGAGAATCACCTCAAGACAGGATCACTATGAAAGAAGTAGTGACAAGACTCACCAAAATCAAAGCTGAACTTGTAAAAATGGGAACAAGAAGAGGCAGAAGGGTTTTGAATTTAGGCTAA
- the LOC123227361 gene encoding transcriptional regulator ATRX, with the protein MVSSQVEFASSSPFYCVLRDFNSRVDRCRESNATAAAFQKNLKELVRGQFQNHISVPVDENLKNPVSKIDSCGAEEQGNDNQNQHHHRNLQFPSSNHSKSNKIKRSDGDSNVNSSSKQSRIRDKWATIQARVMQSKLEKQSREAELLGSSSGTPSMYNGESSENTGDSCQLQKSPSVGKSGASSLVQMWEARLNQSNSVKLNQSSESNLSRTPSGQNITEVSENPENVENKTENASSGVGEPIQQSETRDTSTDSGQQSDKTAANELPAGVVSDAGERERLRVVDIIKKLTSGTDENDGETVANASESSLKERKSISMPDQAEQKEKKVLSVSVSMPKIRGRQAFNDLLMQMEGQKLRELESLVERHAVSNFAHRGRIQAMLRVRSMQRGWAIQEQQRQLAKGSSIMHRREKFNSVAENRATAQSDASSSKICNSDIAGNPKHLSTSSSSNRLGENSQNQEVVAVGEQVTTKMENLEPKTSNQDRQKVSSPRKNVTTAEVTKALNGQSRSEIAKDQGATHGQEVDDRCLDSQDTSEIAESSNCGDGTELEEEEIYYQGQSVNPHSDWISEISRPRSYWEDCRKEWYQEMLSSSSGNNEIRQLIERRRVSTYLASDFRETMDQLVTTRVERQIELEAYEKEEQEELSRERISELLLAHLQRCMQSAASQEEEQVVRGNEVEQVDEEEQEEEEEESSRSHEERETSDYSEQSSSQTMQIASTSASYQGQEVGDESESTPEPLQAQASYPDSQLSSSLTTSLSLEMKLIYELKGQLEQLRREMNELRSSINSCKGTQVKPQHSNPQELHSVRGMGNNPPDGALKKRSCCICYEMQVDSLLYRCGHMCTCLKCAHELQWSSGKCPICRAPIEDVVRAYMDS; encoded by the exons atgGTCTCTTCCCAGGTTGAATTCGCTTCGTCTTCGCCGTTTTATTGTGTTTTGAGAGACTTTAACAGCAGGGTAGATAGATGCAGAGAAAGCAATGCCACTGCCGCCGCGTTTCAGAAGAATCTAAAAGAGCTTGTCCGGGGTCAATTTCAGAATCATATTAGCGTCCCTGTAGATGAGAATTTGAAGAATCCAGTGAGTAAAATCGATTCCTGTGGAGCTGAAGAACAAGGGAATGATAATCAGAATCAACACCATCATCGAAATTTACAGTTTCCGAGTAGTAATCATAGCAAGAGTAACAAGATTAAGAGGAGTGATGGCGATTCTAACGTAAATTCTTCCTCGAAACAGTCTCGGATTCGTGATAAGTGGGCTACGATACAGGCTCGAGTTATGCAGTCAAAATTGGAGAAACAGAGCCGAGAGGCAGAGCTTTTGGGTTCTTCGTCAGGAACGCCATCAATGTATAATGGAGAAAGTTCAGAAAATACTGGAGATTCTTGTCAGCTACAAAAGTCTCCAAGTGTTGGGAAATCTGGCGCTTCTTCTCTTGTTCAGATGTGGGAGGCGAGACTTAATCAATCCAACAGTGTGAAATTGAACCAGAGCTCAGAATCAAACTTGAGCAGGACACCTTCAGGTCAAAACATCACTGAAGTTAGTGAAAATcctgaaaatgttgaaaataaaactGAGAATGCGTCATCTGGTGTTGGTGAACCAATACAACAATCCGAAACCAGGGATACTTCAACTGATTCAGGGCAGCAGTCTGATAAAACAGCCGCCAATGAACTGCCTGCCGGAGTTGTTTCGGATGCTGGAGAGAGGGAAAGGCTTCGAGTCGTCgatattataaagaaattaacaaGTGGTACTGATGAAAATGATGGTGAAACGGTTGCGAATGCAAGCGAATCATCATTGAAAGAGCGAAAAAGCATTTCTATGCCAGATCAAGCAgagcaaaaagagaaaaaagtccTTTCAGTGTCTGTGAGCATGCCAAAAATTAGAGGGCGACAAGCTTTTAATGATTTGCTTATGCAAATGGAGGGCCAAAAGCTTCGAGAGCTTGAATCGCTGGTAGAACGTCATGCAGTTTCGAATTTTGCACATCGCGGACGCATTCAA GCAATGCTTCGGGTTAGATCTATGCAACGGGGCTGGGCAATTCAAGAGCAGCAGCGTCAGCTAGCAAAAGGGTCTTCAATTATGCATCGCAg GGAAAAATTTAACTCAGTTGCTGAGAATAGAGCCACAGCCCAAAGTGATGCAAGTAGTTCAAAAATCTGTAACTCAGATATAGCAGGCAACCCGAAACATTTGAGTACTTCTTCCTCCTCCAATCGGCTAGGCGAAAACAGTCAGAATCAGGAAGTTGTCGCTGTTGGGGAACAAGTTACAACTAAAATGGAGAACTTGGAACCGAAAACGAGCAATCAGGATAGGCAGAAAGTGTCTAGTCCAAGGAAAAATGTTACGACTGCTGAAGTAACAAAAGCCTTGAATGGTCAGAGCAGAAGTGAAATAGCTAAAGATCAAGGGGCTACTCACGGGCAAGAAGTCGATGACAGGTGCCTTGACTCCCAAGATACTTCAGAAATAGCTGAATCCTCGAATTGTGGGGACGGGACTGAgctagaagaagaagagatctATTATCAGGGCCAGTCTGTAAATCCCCACTCTGATTGGATAAGTGAAATATCGCGCCCTCGAAGTTATTGGGAAGATTGCAGAAAAGAATGGTACCAAGAGATGCTAAGTAGTAGCTCAGGCAATAATGAGATACGCCAACTCATTGAAAG AAGGAGAGTGTCCACTTATCTTGCTAGTGACTTCCGAGAAACAATGGATCAATTGGTGACTACTCGTGTCGAAAGACAGATTGAACTAGAGGCTTATGAAAAAGAAGAACAGGAGGAGTTGAGTCGCGAGCGAATAAGTGAATTGTTGTTGGCTCATTTACAGAGGTGCATGCAATCAGCAGCTTCCCAAGAAGAGGAACAAGTAGTACGAGGAAATGAAGTTGAACAAGTAGACGAAGAAGAGcaagaagaggaggaagaagaaagttCAAGAAGTCACGAGGAACGTGAAACAAGTGATTATTCTGAGCAGTCCTCCTCACAAACAATGCAAATTGCTTCTACCTCTGCAAGTTATCAAGGCCAAGAAGTTGGTGATGAATCTGAATCAACTCCTGAACCTTTACAAGCTCAGGCTTCTTATCCAGATAGTCAGCTGTCCTCTTCTTTGACAACAAGTCTTTCATTA GAAATGAAacttatatatgaattaaaaggACAACTGGAACAACTCCGCCGTGAGATGAATGAGCTGAGAAGCTCTATAAACAGTTGCAAGGGCACGCAAGTGAAACCGCAACATTCCAATCCACAGGAACTTCATTCAG TACGAGGAATGGGGAACAATCCACCAGATGGGGCACTAAAGAAACGTAGTTGTTGTATTTGCTATGAAATGCAGGTGGACTCACTTCTTTACAG ATGTGGGCATATGTGCACCTGCCTGAAATGCGCCCATGAGTTGCAGTGGAGCAGTGGAAAGTGTCCCATATGCCGCGCTCCCATAGAAGATGTTGTGCGCGCATATATGGATTCATAG
- the LOC123227395 gene encoding receptor kinase-like protein Xa21 isoform X2, whose product MEKYLFLCIFLAFLLHFSTLSFVHARVTDISTDKQALLALKARISHDPTNLLASNWSTNSSVCHWMGITCGARHLRVTALNIAHLGLTATLPPQLGNLSFLSRLDITNNSFCGSLPEEYAQLRRLKYLGLSFNKLSGELPASIFDNLPNLQLLYLNSNILEGKIPSILSKCRSLQHLNLSNNNFIGVIPKEIGNLTQLRQVYLGFNKLQGQIPTELGNLAKLEVLSLINNSLTGTIPSSLGLCGMLRSLLLSNNQLQEHIPREIGNLTLIKRLYLSWNKLTGEIPYEIGNLHNLEELVLASNHLVGPVPATVFNISTMKGLSLYLNQLSGILPSTADFPNLEDLYLWRNNFSGLLPDFITNASKLSWIDISSNSFSGFIPDTFGNLKNLEILDLGYNYLTSTPNLSFLSNLTNCKSLRALDLGENPLNSILPGSIGNLPISLEKFFINGCNISGKIPKEIGNLKNLLNLQLQDNELIGPVPVTMDELQNLQGLHLQNNKFEVLIPDVFCHLNVLNELNLAGNKFYGVIPACIGNLTTLRKLSLSSNRLTSSIPATLWNLKDLLYFELSSNFLDGSLPSDIGNLNVAIAINLSRNHFSGEIPIAIGSLENLQSLSLEYNRLQGSIPETFGNMKSLEFLDLSRNNLSGSIPKSLEALLYLKFLNLSFNQLSGEIPKGGSFKNFSAKSFMGNLALCGTPQLQVPPCKKSNHKKSRTKIVFLSILLPISIVITLVVLVLMIRKKRTRPPTNVDISPRGTWRRISYLELVRATDGFNENNLLGKGSYGSVYKGRLDEGMEIAVKVFHLDFEGALTSFEAECEVMRSLRHRNLIKIISSCSNDDFKSLILEYMPNGNLEELLFSETNVLSISHRLDIMIDVASAVEYLHFGYLVPIIHCDLKPSNVLLDENMVAHLSDFGIAKLLGEENSMTQTKTLATIGYMAPAMKVHVITMIRIRKRRKSI is encoded by the exons ATGGAGAAATATCTATTTCTCTGCATTTTCTTAGCTTTCTTACTTCATTTTTCGACACTTTCCTTCGTTCATGCACGAGTAACCGACATTTCCACAGACAAGCAAGCTCTTCTTGCCCTGAAAGCTCGTATAAGCCATGATCCAACCAATTTGTTGGCCAGCAATTGGTCCACAAATTCTTCTGTTTGTCATTGGATGGGCATAACTTGTGGTGCTCGTCACCTTCGAGTAACAGCTTTGAATATTGCTCACTTGGGTCTCACAGCCACCCTTCCTCCTCAACTGGGAAATCTATCTTTCCTTTCAAGGCTAGACATCACAAACAACAGCTTTTGTGGCTCTCTCCCTGAGGAATACGCTCAGTTACGTCGACTGAAATACCTtggtttaagttttaataaattatcgGGTGAACTCCCTGCAAGCATTTTTGATAATCTTCCCAATTTGCAACTGCTTTATTTGAATTCTAACATATTGGAAGGAAAAATACCATCGATCTTATCAAAATGCAGAAGCTTGCAACACTTGAACTTGtcaaacaataatttcataGGAGTCATTCcgaaagaaattggaaacttgactCAACTGAGACAGGTCTATCTTGGATTCAACAAACTCCAAG GACAAATTCCAACAGAGCTTGGCAATCTTGCGAAGCTGGAGGTATTATCACTGATAAATAATTCCTTAACAGGAACTATTCCAAGCAGCTTGGGGCTATGTGGAATGCTTCGTTCTCTTCTGTTGTCGAACAACCAATTGCAAGAACATATTCCGAGAGAAATTGGGAACTTGACATTAATCAAGCGTCTATATCTAAGCTGGAACAAATTAACAG GTGAGATACCGTATGAAATTGGCAATCTTCATAATCTTGAGGAGTTGGTACTTGCATCTAACCACCTAGTTGGCCCTGTCCCAGCTACTGTATTCAACATTTCAACAATGAAAGGACTGTCATTATATCTCAATCAACTCTCCGGAATTCTTCCATCAACTGCAGACTTTCCAAACCTTGAGGATCTTTACCTGTGGAGGAACAATTTCAGTGGGCTGTTACCCGATTTCATCACCAATGCTTCCAAGCTCTCCTGGATAGATATCTCATCTAACTCATTCTCTGGCTTCATTCCTGATACAtttggtaatttaaaaaatcttgagATACTAGATTTAGGATATAATTACCTCACATCTACTCCTAACCTGAGCTTTCTTTCCAATTTGACAAATTGCAAGAGTTTAAGAGCTCTAGATTTAGGTGAAAATCCACTAAATAGCATCCTTCCAGGTTCCATAGGGAATCTTCCTATTTCTTTggaaaaatttttcataaatggtTGCAACATTAGTGGCAAAATTCCCAAAGaaattggaaatttgaaaaacttgctAAACTTACAATTACAAGATAATGAATTAATTGGACCAGTTCCAGTTACCATGGATGAATTGCAGAATCTCCAAGGTTTGcatcttcaaaataataaatttgaagtaCTCATCCCAGACgtattttgtcatttaaatgTATTGAATGAGTTGAATTTGGCTGGAAACAAGTTCTATGGAGTCATACCTGCATGTATTGGCAATCTCACTACACTGAGAAAATTGTCTTTGAGTTCAAACAGGTTAACTTCTTCTATACCAGCAACTTTGTGGAACCTTAAAGATCTCTTGTACTTTGAATTGTCATCAAATTTTCTGGATGGATCTCTTCCATCGGACATTGGAAATCTTAATGTTGCCATAGCTATAAATCTATCTAGGAATCATTTTTCAGGAGAGATTCCAATCGCTATTGGAAGCCTAGAAAATCTACAATCTCTCTCCTTAGAGTACAACAGATTACAGGGCTCCATTCCTGAAACATTTGGCAATATGAAAAGTCTGGAATTCTTAGATTTATCTAGAAACAACCTTTCTGGATCGATTCCCAAGTCTTTGGAGGCACTCTTGTACctcaaatttctaaatttatctttcaaccAACTAAGTGGCGAAATTCCTAAAGGAGGGTCCTTCAAAAATTTCTCAGCTAAATCATTTATGGGGAATCTTGCATTGTGTGGCACTCCTCAACTGCAAGTTCCACCATGCAAAAAAAGCAATCATAAAAAATCGAGGACTAAAATTGTTTTCCTGTCGATTCTTTTGCCAATAAGCATTGTAATCACTCTAGTTGTCCTGGTTCTTATGATCCGGAAAAAGAGAACAAGGCCACCTACCAATGTTGATATCTCTCCAAGAGGAACATGGAGAAGAATTTCTTACCTGGAACTTGTGAGAGCAACAGATGGATTCAATGAGAACAACCTACTTGGTAAAGGAAGTTATGGTTCAGTTTACAAAGGAAGATTAGATGAGGGGATGGAGATTGCAGTAAAGGTATTCCACTTGGATTTTGAAGGAGCTCTTACAAGTTTTGAAGCTGAATGTGAAGTAATGAGAAGTCTTCGTCATCGAAATCTTATCAAAATCATCAGCAGTTGttcaaatgatgattttaaatctttGATACTAGAATACATGCCTAATGGGAACCTGGAGGAATTGTTGTTTTCTGAGACAAATGTATTGAGCATTTCTCATAGACTGGATATAATGATCGATGTTGCTTCAGCTGTGGAATATCTCCATTTTGGCTATTTAGTCCCAATCATTCATTGTGACTTAAAGCCAAGCAATGTCTTACTAGATGAAAATATGGTTGCACATTTGAGCGATTTTGGCATTGCAAAACTCTTAGGTGAAGAAAACTCCATGACACAAACAAAGACCCTTGCTACCATTGGTTATATGGCACCAG CAATGAAAGTGCATGTGATTACTATGATCAGAATACGGAAGAGAAGGAAAAGTATCTAG
- the LOC123226837 gene encoding phenylalanine--tRNA ligase beta subunit, cytoplasmic-like → MPTVSVGRDRLFAALGKEYTQKEFEDLCFQFGIELDDVTTEKAIIRKEKHLDKEEEEEEGDEEVIYKIEVPANRYDLLCLEGIAQSLRIFNEQQEMPTYTVAKIDKKAMLQMHVKPETSSIRPFVVCAVLRNMSFNEVSYNSFIDLQDKLHQNICRRRTLVAIGTHDLDALESPFTYEALPPSDISFVPLKQTRNFRADELMEFYKSDLKLKKYLHIIENSPVYPVLYDQKRTVLSLPPIINGAHSAITLKTKNVFIECTATDLTKAKIVLNTMVTMFSEYCERKYEVEPVEVIYADGKSYVYPDLSVFGMEVPVSYINGTIGISLGAEEVTSLLNRMQLRAEKIVSCDNECHINVLVPPTRSDVLHPCDVMEDVAIAYGYDNIPAAKYESVKPLSLNEFSDLLRLEIAMNGFTEVLTWILCSAKELSSMLNRKSDKRTVIIGNPRSSDFEVVRTTLMPGILKTVGHNKDHAKPIKIFEVGDVALLDDKKDVGASNCRHLAALYCGANSGFELIHCLVDRIMEVVGTRFEAGNDTAYYIKQSDEPEFLPGRQASIIYKGKHIGFFGIVHPEVLSNFDIPDPCSFMEIDIQSML, encoded by the exons ATGCCGACTGTAAGTGTGGGCAGGGATCGTCTGTTCGCCGCCCTAGGCAAAGAATACA CCCAAAAAGAGTTTGAGGATCTGTGCTTTCAATTTGGCATTGAGCTTGATGATGTG ACAACTGAAAAAGCaataattagaaaagaaaagcacttggataaggaagaagaagaagaagaaggtgatGAAGAAGTTATTTACAAAATTGAAGTCCCAGCCAACAG ATATGATTTGCTCTGCCTTGAAGGGATTGCTCAATCTCTCCGCATTTTCAACGAGCAGCAGGAAATGCCCACATACACAGTTGCTAAGATTGACAAGAAGGCAATGCTTCAAATGCATGTTAAACCAGag ACATCTTCAATTCGGCCTTTTGTTGTCTGTGCTGTTTTAAGAAACATGTCCTTCAATGAAGTGAGTTATAACAGCTTTATTGATCTTCAAGATAAGCTTCATCAGAATATTTGCCG gCGAAGAACCCTGGTCGCAATTGGTACTCATGACCTGGACGCTTTAGAAAGCCCTTTCACATATGAG GCTTTGCCACCTTCTGATATAAGCTTTGTGCCTCTGAAGCAG ACGAGGAACTTCAGAGCGGACGAGCTGATGGAATTTTACAAA TcagatttgaaattgaaaaagtaTTTGCACATAATTGAGAACTCACCAGTATACCCTGTCTTGTATGACCAAAAAAG AACTGTACTGTCTTTACCTCCAATTATTAATGGTGCTCATTCAGCAATCACCCTAAAGACTAAGAATGTGTTCATAGAATGTACAGCCACTGATTTGACGAAGGCCAAGATTGTTTTGAACACAATG GTAACGATGTTTTCTGAATATTGTGAAAGAAAATATGAGGTGGAACCAGTTGAAGTGATATATGCTGATGGGAAGTCATATGTTTATCCTGATTTATCAGTCTTTGGTATGGAAGTTCCAGTATCTTATATCAATGGTACAATTGGGATCTCTTTGGGGGCAGAAGAG GTCACTAGCTTGTTGAACAGAATGCAATTACGTGCTGAAAAGATTGTATCTTGTGATAATGAATGCCATATTAACGTCCTTGTGCCACCAACGAGAAGTGATGTTCTGCATCCATGTGATGTTATGgag gaTGTTGCAATTGCTTACGGGTATGATAACATTCCAGCAGCAAAGTATGAATCTGTGAAGCCACTATCCTTGAATGAGTTCAGTGATCTATTAAGATTGGAG ATTGCAATGAATGGATTTACAGAGGTGTTGACATGGATTTTATGCTCTGCAAAAGAGCTTTCCTCTATGTTAAACCGAAAAAGTGACAAAAGAACAGTTATTATTGGAAATCCTCGCTCATCTGATTTTGAG GTTGTCAGGACCACTCTGATGCCTGGTATATTGAAAACTGTTGGGCACAACAAAGACCATGCAAAGCCtattaag ATCTTTGAAGTGGGTGATGTAGCACTTCTGGATGATAAGAAAGATGTTGGAGCATCAAACTGTCGCCATCTTGCAGCACTATACTGTGGTGCTAACTCAGGATTTGAG TTGATTCATTGCCTAGTTGACAGAATAATGGAGGTTGTAGGGACTAGATTTGAAGCGGGTAATGATACTGCATACTATATAAAACAATCAGAT GAGCCCGAGTTTCTTCCGGGCAGGCAGGCCAGCATTATTTACAAAGGGAAGCACATTGGCTTTTTTGGTATTGTACACCCTGAG GTTTTGAGTAACTTCGACATCCCGGATCCATGCTCCTTCATGGAAATTGACATCCAGAGTATGTTGTAG